The Deltaproteobacteria bacterium nucleotide sequence GCAATAGATCCACCTTATTCATCTTAATCAATCGTTCCACGGCGGCCGCCGCCTTACCGGGATCGCTTTCGTCATCGGCTACGATTAATCGGACCGGGAGTTTTTTCTTAAACTCCTTAACAAAAACCCCACCGGCCTTATTTACATCGTCGACGGCGACCTGATAAGCCCACTGCTGTTCGACACCGGCCATGGCCAATATGCCGGTCAAGGGGAGATTGGTCCCGATTAAGATTTCTTTTTTGGCCTCCTTAGCCTGGGCTGCAGGAAATCCCACGAATAAAGCCATCGTTAAAACCATAAGCCCGACAACCCAATTTTTTTTGCAACTCCCTCTCATAGTAGCCTCCTTTTTTTAGAATGATTTGAAAGACAAAAACTTGCTTCACCTCCTTTCTTTATCCGTCTTGAAAAAAAACACTCTTTCCAGGAGAAACCCCTTGGGCAGGCCATGGAAAAAACCGGCCTGCGCTTTAAGGTTGACCAGTCCTTGAGGCAAAAACATCATAACCAGGATAATAAAAACTCCGGAAATGATCGGGTGGATTTCCGGCAACCAGATATTGGCCAATTCAAAAAGGGTGTTTAAAACCACGGCCCCTATCAAAGGCCCCCAGAGCGTTCCGATTCCACCCAAGATGGTCATTAAGACCGGCAGGAGGGCAAAGTTGAGGTTAAAAACCCCACTGGGATGAATATGGAAGAGGTGATAGGCATATAAGCTCCCGCATAACCCCGCAAAAAAGGAACCCAGGGCAAAAGCCAGGATCTTGAAGAAAAGAACGGGGATCCCATTGGCCGCCGCGGCCTGTTCCTCTTCCCGAATGGCTATAAAGGCCAGCCCAAACCGGGAGCGGACCAAAAGCGCTGTAGTTACCAAAGAAAGAAGAAGGATTAACAGGGCCAAATAATAATAGGGCCGCAAGGATTGATAGGCTGAGGATGGAAGCATCAGCCCTACCGGTCCACCGGTCAAGGTTCCACCCTGGGTAAAGATCACCCGGAGGATTTCTCCTAACCCCAGGGTACCCAGGGCAAAATAATCTCCTCTCAATTTTGCCAATAAAGGCATTCCGATCATAATGGCCAGCAAGGCCGCTCCCCCGCCACTCAGGGCCATAGCCAGGGGATCCAGATAACCGGTCCAGCCGGCCCTCCAGGTTATGGCCGTGATATAAGCACCCAGCCCGAAAAAGGCATGTTGTCCCAGCGAAGCCTGACCGGTATATCCGGCCACCAGATTCCAACCCTGGGCCAAGGTGACATAAAGAAAGGTTAAAAACAAAAAGGAGATGAGATAGGATTCTTCGGGATTGACCAGGTAAGGGTAACTGATCAGGAAAACGAAGACCGGAAAAATGCCGAATCCCCAAACTGCCCGTTTCTTTTTTATCAAACGCATCGTTGCGATCCTCAAGCCATTCGGTAGGAGCGCCCAAAAAGCCCTTCCGGACGGAACATGATCACCAAAAGGAAAGCGGCGTAGGAAATGGCATCGGCCCAGCCACCGCCGATGCTGTAAGCTCCGATACTCTCAATAACTCCAAGAATAATCCCTCCCAGTAAGGCCCCGACTACATTCCCAATACCCCCGAAGGCAATGGCTATCAAGGCTTTTAAGCTGAAGATAAAGCCGAAATAGGGATCAAAAGGATAGGTGGTGGCGGTGGCCACCCCCGCTATCCCGGCCAGGGCAATCCCTATGGCAAAGGTAATGCTGCTGACCCGGCGAGGACTGATTCCGACCAGGGCCGCCGCCTCCATATCCTCCGAGGCAGCAAGAACCGCCTTCCCCCAGAGGGTTTTTTTAATAAAGAGATAGACTAATCCGGTTGCAGCCAAACTGGTTATAAAAACCATGAGCCGGGTAAAGGAGATTTGAATACTCCCTAATGAAAGGCCCCAGGCTGTATAACTGGTCTTTATGGCTCGCGGATTGGGGGTCCAGATAACAGACATCAGATTTTCCAAAAGGATCATCAGACCGAAAGCCACAAGCAAGGAAGGATTTTTGCCGGCCCGGGCCACATGGTGGAAAATTCCCCGATAGAGGATCCAGCCAAAACCGAAAAATAAGGGGAGCAAGGGGATGAGGCTCAAAAAGGGGTCTATG carries:
- a CDS encoding branched-chain amino acid ABC transporter permease, which encodes MRLIKKKRAVWGFGIFPVFVFLISYPYLVNPEESYLISFLFLTFLYVTLAQGWNLVAGYTGQASLGQHAFFGLGAYITAITWRAGWTGYLDPLAMALSGGGAALLAIMIGMPLLAKLRGDYFALGTLGLGEILRVIFTQGGTLTGGPVGLMLPSSAYQSLRPYYYLALLILLLSLVTTALLVRSRFGLAFIAIREEEQAAAANGIPVLFFKILAFALGSFFAGLCGSLYAYHLFHIHPSGVFNLNFALLPVLMTILGGIGTLWGPLIGAVVLNTLFELANIWLPEIHPIISGVFIILVMMFLPQGLVNLKAQAGFFHGLPKGFLLERVFFFKTDKERR
- a CDS encoding branched-chain amino acid ABC transporter permease; the encoded protein is MMSGLIFWQVLINGILFGSMYGIAAIGLSLIFGSMQIIFIAQGAFMILSAYLCYWLFTLTSIDPFLSLIPLLPLFFGFGWILYRGIFHHVARAGKNPSLLVAFGLMILLENLMSVIWTPNPRAIKTSYTAWGLSLGSIQISFTRLMVFITSLAATGLVYLFIKKTLWGKAVLAASEDMEAAALVGISPRRVSSITFAIGIALAGIAGVATATTYPFDPYFGFIFSLKALIAIAFGGIGNVVGALLGGIILGVIESIGAYSIGGGWADAISYAAFLLVIMFRPEGLFGRSYRMA